gcaacttttaaaaacactttaaaagaaatagcaaatacCAACGTTCATTTAGTATGGATCAGTTGTACCTTAATTCATACTAGCCCAGTGGAGGTTTGGTATAGGCAAGAGATATCTCTTCTGAGAGAATTCGGAAAAATGATGgtccatttaaaaatagttcattATTGTGAATAAAAGAACTTCCTTCAGGCTTTACGTCACAGAAATCAGGCATGGCTATTAAAAGGAAGACAAATGTCTGGAAAAAAGATCCTAACGGGTCACTTCTTGGAAACAAAGCTTCATCAGTACGGAAATGGGGACAATGTTCCAGGATTAGGTGTGTTACTAAAAGCAAGGAATATAGTAATTAAGTTAAAAGGGAAGAAATTTAAGCAAGTATGGGATTCATTTCCAATGGAAATACTGTTCAAATGGTGCGCAGGGTCAACTGGATTCAATTTTGGGGCTTCAGTGTTGTGGATCTGTTTCTTTCCCACACCCTTGCGTGATTCATACAAGTTTTGAATGATAGGCATCTAGCAACTTTTCCTTTGATTCCTGAAGATGCGTGTTTGTCTCCATCTGCATTTTACCTGCTCGTCAATTACTGTAGCATAAGGAAGACGATGTGGATTCTGTAAAGTAAAGAAGTGACGAGCCAGCTTCAGGCCCAGAGCTATCAAACCTGGTTCTCAGAATCCACGTTCTCAAGTCTGGCTCTTTGTTTAGCGAAAGAAAAACAATCAATAGGGTGGCTGGAGGGAGACACTTCCCCGTCTTCACTGAAGACTGGTGAGCAGTCAGGCTATTCCAGTGGACCCTGTTGAGAAGTTTGTGAACAACTGAAAAGTGTATCTGACGGCTGACCCGTTGTGGCATTTGGCATCGAGTGTCTGATTCTGCAAGTGAGGGGATTAATTTGGGAGCTGTGAGTTTCCTTGTGTGGAAAAGGAGCATGTGTTCCTTCTACTCGGTTATTATATGAAAATCAATAACCCCAACCACATCTAAATCAGAGGGAGAGTCCTCTGCTCAACAAAGttaacatctttctttcttccttttccttccttataaTTTTGCTATACTTCTTTggttgcctgtgtgtgtgtgtgtgtgtgtgtgtgtgtgtgcgtgcgcgcgcgcgcgaaGCCTATGGGCTTGGGCTTTTACTAACTGTATGCCTTTAATTTTTATCTGATATACTTCTGTCATAAAACCATGTCTTGTCCTCTCTGTCCCTGTACAAAGCAGATGCACCACAGATGTTCATCGACTCTGGTCCTTCTTCTGATAACAGTGATGGGAAATCCggcggggttggggaggggggttggggaaaGAATGTGTTGTTTTCAGGAATAACTGCTCTGTAAATCAAGTGCCAGCTAATTACCCCCTGGGTCCCAGGCTTTCACTGGGGCCTTCTAAAACACACACAACTAAAGAGAAGGCAGGACACCATTAGCACTACATAATTCGAGCAAACAGTAAATGTGTTTACCCTGCCTGGCTCCTGACCACCTGCCTTTCCATCCCACAAGGCAGGTATCTATATATAGGCTCTCCTTGTTTGTTCCTGCAGAGAGTGAACCTTTCCTTTAGACCTCACCATCTGCGAATCTGAGAGAAGCTTGGGCCCTCCCAGCATGGGTCTCCTCTTCCTTCGGCTGCTGGTGCTCCTGCCTCTAGGGAAGGCTGCGCCGCACCGGGATGGCCGCCAGAGTCAGACTTCTGTTTCCCCCGCCCTCCTAGAAAGGAGTCGCAGAGAGCTCCCCGTGGGCAACCACGAGGAAGCTGAGGAGAAGCCGGATCTTTTCGTTGCAGTGCCACACCTGATAGGTGCCGGGGAaggccagaggcagagggagaagatgcTGTCCAGGTTTGGCAGGTTCTGGAAGAAGCCCGAGCGAGAAGCGCCCCCATCCCGGGACTCGGTCGGTGGGCCCTTCCTGTCTGGGACCCGGGCCCTCGCCCAGCCCAGAGACGGGATGCAAATGGAGAAATCTCCTCTTCGGGAAGAAGCCAAGAGATTCTGGCACCACTTCATGTTCAGAACGGGCCCAGCTTCTCAGGGGATCATCCTGCCCATCAAAAGCCATGAAGTACATCAGGAGACGTGTAGGACAGTGCCCTTCAGCCAGGTATCTGttctggagggggcgggggggatcgGAGCTTGCAAGAAAGGGGCAGGCAACTGGGACAggtggaaaggaggagggaaggctgCCAGGGCCTCACCTGACTCCCAGATTTGGCCCTTGGGCATTCACCAGAGGTATTGGCAAAGTATGATCATGCTCCCCAGATTTCCTTCCAACTTGCCATGGTTTCTTGGTATTCTGGAAACTCTGTAAGAATGATACGATGGTGTTGCCAATCTCAGTAACCATTCATATTGATCGCACAGACCTTTGTTTTATGGGCTCTTTGTTTTTATGCTGGCGGGGTCAATCCAGGGAGATAAGTAGGACTGGGCCCTCGGTTAGGAAAAGTGGGAACTTAGAGAAGTAACCAGAGCTGGTCTCCAGCTGTTCCCTTAACACTCTTTTGGGATGCAGATGAGCTGCTCAACTCCGCCCACAGATAAGGTGGGAAACACTGGACTCCTCCCCAAACCCTCTCATTCATACTATCTCAGTCTTAATCCCCGTATTTCACACCAAACTACTTGATAGGCAGTCAGGCAGAAGTGGCCACATGGTTTCTAACGTTACCGCAGCAAAAAATGATTTAACTGATTTTCCCATAAGCTTTCAAACAACCGATATCAGCGTGAAGTCACATTTGCTGCCCTCAGAAGCAACACCTCCTGCTTCGTGTTGTGTTGGctgatttgtggttattatgaTTGATTCTGCACTGTTGAGACAAAGGGGCATTCTCCTTATCCGCTGCTTCCGGTCAGTCCTGGCAAGCCCCACACTCCAAATGTTACATGAAATCGAGAAACTGCATCAAGCCCTTAAACGTGACGATACTGCACCAAAAGCAACGCAGGGTAGAGTAAAATTTTACGGTCCAATAATGCTACCCAATTAAGCAGGCAGTATTATAAGGTAATTGACTGTGTCAGGCAGTTAAGTATTCTGCCTGAAAAGGCACGGATATGTAGCAGTAAGTCCATTATCAGATAATAACGAAGGCTTTGTTGGCCACGTGCAATTACAAAATTGCTCCTAAGAATTGTGCAGTCAGATTTCCTTTGAAAGTCTCATTTTAAATTCTAGGGCTAATTAAGTTAAAATTCAGGTGTTTGACCCGTATACCTTACAGGGCACACAAAGCCAGGCGAATGGGGTTAGAGGAGGCAAAGGTGATGTTAGATGGGGTTAGAGGAGGCAAAGGATGATTTGCAGACATAGATGCCATCACGTGGCCACGTGCAACTTCGTAGGTTTGAATGTACCACAGGCACTGCAAAATAGAATAGAATTAATGATGTTCTGGTCTGTTCTATGAACAACCGAACCAACACGGATGGAGAGTCTATTGGGCGTAATGCATTGTGAGAAGTAGAAAGATAAGGCACATTGCTTATATAGGAAGTTAGCCATTAGAGTTTTTTCAACTGGTAACATCCAATTAGACAAAATTCCTTAAAGTTTGACATTTAAGAtgcaaagcattttctttttaacttaggGATTTCCTAAAGGCTAATGTATCAATATACTCAACACAAGAAATTTAGTTACGGTGGCTTTATACTTTtgtagattttttaatgtttatttttgagagagagagaaagagagagagagattgagagtgggggaaggacagagaaagggaggcagaggatctgaaggaggctctgtgctgacagcagagagcctgatgcagggctcgaactcacagatggtaagatcatgacctgagctgaagtcagaacgcttaactgactgaggcacccgggtgcccctgcccTTATAGATTAACCATCACTTGGATATTGTAAAATATCCAAAATTGGAAAGTTTTTGACATTTTAGTCTGAATTATCTTCAGGCTTACAGTCTATCGCTTCTGTATCGCGGATGCTAATGAGATGACTCATGATAACTTAATGGAGATGTGTTTGCCTTTTAGACGATCACCCATGAAGACTGTGAGAAAGTAGTCGTACAGAACAACCTCTGCTTTGGGAAATGTGGGTCTGTTCATTTTCCTGGAGCTGCGCAGCACCCCCACACGTTCTGTTCCCACTGCTCGCCTGCCAAGTTCACCACGATGCACTTGCAGCTGAACTGCACTGGCCTTTCCCCCGTGGTCAAGGTGGTGATGCTGGTGGAGGAGTGCCAGTGCAAGACGAagactgagcatgagcatgaacccctcctccaggcaggctCCCAGGCGGAGTTCCATGCGCAGGATCCCTTCATCCCAGGATTTTCCACTTAAAAAGAGATCCCACTAGGACCTTTGAAAAGCAAAACCACGATAGTAAAGGTGCTGGTTATTCAGTTTGCAACTGGTTAGTGGGTGCATACTATTTTAAGGGAAAGGAGGTTTAAAAAGTAGTGAGATAGAACAATCTCGAGGAACTGGTATTCATCTAGTTATTGGTACCTATTCGGGTTCCAGTCTTGGCTCTGCCACGCTGGCAGGAGGGTGTTAAGGACTTGTAGAAGCTTTCTGCACCTTGAGGGCTTCATCTCTATATGACGGACTTGAACCGTCCATTCAAGAGGTTTGCCAGAGGCCTTTCCTCTACTGACAGTCCATGATCTTGTGTCTTCCAGTTCTGGTGAAAGCCCTCCATCCgaagtaggaaaagaaagaaggttgACCATAAAAATTGGCTTCTTGAATAGCTTGTCAAAGCACCACCAGAAACACGTACGTAGTGTTTGTGGGAAGGATTCTTCATACTTGTAGGCAGATTTTGCATCTCAGACGatgttttatttgtcttcttctatCAAATGCATATTTTAGTTCCATAGATTTAAGGAGTAGCTTGCTTGGCTGCCTCTTTATTTTCGGTACTCCCCATACAAAGTTCTTAATGTCAGGTCTCTGGCTTTGAAGAAGGAAGAGCAATGTTACTTTTAGTGGTTTACGTAGGGACATGGAACAATCATTGGTAGCTATGCAAGTACCTAAATTAcggggaaataaaaatatacaaccaGTACCAGGCTTAAAGGTCAATCCAGAGATGCTAATGAAAGTAACCAAGGAATTCCAGTAGACGGCAAATTAAATAAACGGCAAaggattaaaaatggaaacagtttACTGGTGAAATCCTTTATCCACATGCATTTAGGATTAGGTAGTAAGTTAAAGTTCTGTGTCTggatgactgttttttttttgttttgttttttggggggttttgctGCTGTATAAAAACTTCATATTATGAATTTTGTTCTGTAAATGCCACACTTgcaatttctgaaaatattctgAGTATTTTGATGTATTAAATTTTAGTGTGTGAAGCATTCTGGGAAAGCTCGTGGCATTTGATCATCTTAAATGTTATCCTTAATGGTTTTTTTCTGTCCCATTCTTTAAGGGCGCTATCTGGAGATTACCCGCATAGGAGCATTTCTGAAATGGCGTCAGGGGCTAATGACAATGGCTCAAGCGTTTTTTCTGACACTTAGTGATTCCATTTCTCCTTCGGTATTTATTTGTATACATACCGTGTACGGACCTGGCATTCCCTAGTCGTCTTTCTTTTCCtataatcattcttttaaaaactcatcttcaaattatttcaattatttgaaTCCTATTACTTTcagtacacacacaaaaaaagcgtttcctagaatattcatttttgaaaagaaaccaatctacattttaattctagttctctttAGTCACACCATCTCACCTGGCGTTTCAAAGACGCGGATGCATTTATATTTAGTGTATATTCTACATTAAAGTGGTAGAATATGTGGTCTACGGATACACATGTGGCATTTACATCAGAATATATTACACCCTTCGGTGGTCAAAGACAGCCTAATTGGCCAAGATATGGTCATAAGGATGAAACTGTTAAGCATTAATGATATCCCAGCTGGTCAATATATTTTTGGTGCCAAAAGCTATTGAGCAGCTGTCTGGTTTGCAATTGCCTAACCCTGATTATGTAAACCTATCTCTGCCAATTGGACTGTCCTTCTCCTCCTTACTCGCTTGCAAATCCCTTTTATTTATCCTTGCAAATAGACTCTCAAGCCCAGGCCCCAAACAATCATCAGTCTTATTCAAACTCTGCTCTGCTCTTCCCTCGTGTGAATTCAAGATGAGACAGCGGATAGTGGTATCAGAGCTTACGTTCAGAGTCATAGTGTGAATCTCATGAAGTTGGCCGCATTCGTCCGTTTTtactggcaaaaacaaaacaaaacaacgcaGTTCTCAGTGGCTCAACAGAACACATGGGAGCATAGGCAACCCAGAGGAAACACACAAATATCGAACATCTTAAGTGCCAGATACTATGCTGGGTCTCTtgcataaattataaattatgcaATTTATGTAACGCTGGACAAGAAACCGTGGGAAGCATGTGCACAAACCTCATCCAACTAGAACTCAGGAAAGTCAGGTTTCCATCTTAAGGACAGAGGATGAATCTTAAATACACATCAGTGGGTCCTCCTCACCTGGCTTCAGAGAAAGGTCAGATTCAGGAGCTTGCAGTGGTGACATGTGTGACTAATAATACCTTAGCAATGGCACGGACTTTCCTGTAATACTAGTTTTCCAAAGCCAGGCTCCAATTATCCACCCACATTTCCAGGAGACAGCTCAGATTGTCATTtagtccctgcctccccctgaCTCATTTTGTTCCTATTCCTTTCCTCCAAAAGAAACAATCACCACTGATCCACCTGTGGGTGGAGACTCGggttaatatttttcaaagaaatgatcACAACTTCCTCTTGTCTACCAGCTAAGGAAAACACACCCCTTTACGTCCAATATTTAAAGAACGAGAATTTCGAGTAAGCACTGTTTTGTAAGTCACAATTCTATTACTAAAAGGAACCCGGCATCCTGCCCAAACCTCAGGCAAGAAATAGGTGAAAATTGAAATGGATAGATTTCACATCTTGCACCAGCTCAAGTAAGACACTCAAATGATGCCCTCTTCGGGGGGCCTGGGATCCACAGGATTTAGTAGTGTCTTTGCATATGAGGGAATAATATTCTGGAGATTTTCAGGACTATAGGAACACAGCGAGAACCTATAAGTGAAGAGGTTCCTGAATATGCAGATATCACACAAAGAGACTGTCTTCCCCCATTCTTCTGCTTGTCTGCAAATGAGCTTATAAGCCCAGACACAGCTctaaggaaaactggaaaacaggTGGAATTTTCTTTGGTGCctacttttcctcctttctgcctATGATCTCTCTCATCTTCACTTCAGGGTATTCAAATTATCTACAATTGACCAGAGCTCCTAATTCatgtccatttatccatcgagGCTGTCAATGTATTCATCCAACTAACATCTATTTAGAACCTATTAAGTGTAGGGCACTGTGCTGACCCCCCAAGGTATCAAGATGGCTATGAGAGTTTCCTGCACTTGAGACAGAATTTACCTGGCTGGAGAGTTTGGGCTTCAGCTTAACTTTGGCTTGTGTGTTACAAGGATCTAGGAACTTCTAAAATATAGAAATTCTGTTCCAGTGGGTGGTGGTAGGGGTCGGGGACAGCAGgcaatagtttatatatataaaagtatatttattcattttgaaggagagaatatgagtgggggggagggcagagagagagggagagagagaatcccaagcaggctcacgctgtcagtgcagagcccagagtggggctggaactcatgaaccgggagatcatgacctgagccgaaaccaagagtcggatgctcaactgactgagccacccaggggccccactggttgctataaatatttttaaagctccacAGGTGGTTT
The Prionailurus viverrinus isolate Anna chromosome D4, UM_Priviv_1.0, whole genome shotgun sequence genome window above contains:
- the CER1 gene encoding cerberus → MGLLFLRLLVLLPLGKAAPHRDGRQSQTSVSPALLERSRRELPVGNHEEAEEKPDLFVAVPHLIGAGEGQRQREKMLSRFGRFWKKPEREAPPSRDSVGGPFLSGTRALAQPRDGMQMEKSPLREEAKRFWHHFMFRTGPASQGIILPIKSHEVHQETCRTVPFSQTITHEDCEKVVVQNNLCFGKCGSVHFPGAAQHPHTFCSHCSPAKFTTMHLQLNCTGLSPVVKVVMLVEECQCKTKTEHEHEPLLQAGSQAEFHAQDPFIPGFST